A genomic segment from Halomonas sp. TA22 encodes:
- a CDS encoding ABC transporter permease, with protein MRDSSASSTPRPHPGTALAVPGWAWSGTKSILSTAITLFGLVALTFFIGRLLPLDPVVAVLGDNISQAAYDAMYRQLGLDQPLPIQFLDYLRGVLVLDFGTALTTGRPVIDDIARVFPATLELATVAIIIGTGLGIPAGVLSAMYRGSWIDHVVRVVGLVGYSAPNFWLGLMGLVLFYATLGWIGGPGRINMIHEFELVRVTGFYLVDTALAGQWAAFRNVFGHIILPASILGLGALAYISRMTRSFMIEQLSQEYVITARVKGLSWARTVWIHAFRNIAVQVLTVVVLSYAFLLEGAVLTETVFAWPGFGRYLTNALLAGDMNAVVGCTLLIGIIFVILNLLCDLLYRIVDPRTR; from the coding sequence ATGAGAGACTCCTCCGCGAGTTCGACCCCAAGACCGCATCCGGGAACCGCCTTGGCGGTTCCCGGCTGGGCCTGGTCTGGTACCAAGTCGATCCTCTCCACGGCCATCACGCTGTTCGGACTGGTGGCACTGACCTTCTTCATCGGCAGGCTCTTACCACTGGATCCCGTGGTTGCGGTACTCGGCGACAACATCAGTCAGGCGGCCTACGACGCCATGTATCGTCAATTGGGTCTCGATCAGCCCTTGCCGATCCAGTTCCTGGACTACCTTCGCGGCGTTCTCGTTCTGGATTTCGGTACCGCCCTGACCACCGGACGTCCGGTCATCGACGACATCGCCCGGGTATTCCCCGCCACCCTCGAGCTGGCCACGGTGGCGATCATCATCGGTACCGGACTCGGCATCCCGGCGGGGGTGTTGTCGGCGATGTACCGAGGCTCCTGGATCGACCATGTCGTCAGGGTGGTAGGACTGGTGGGGTATTCCGCGCCCAATTTCTGGCTCGGCCTGATGGGGCTGGTGCTCTTCTATGCCACCCTCGGTTGGATCGGCGGTCCGGGACGGATCAACATGATTCATGAATTCGAGCTGGTCCGCGTCACCGGTTTCTACCTGGTCGATACCGCACTGGCAGGTCAATGGGCGGCATTTCGCAACGTCTTTGGCCATATCATCCTGCCCGCCTCGATTCTCGGGCTCGGCGCCCTGGCCTACATCAGCCGCATGACGCGTAGCTTCATGATCGAGCAGCTCAGCCAGGAGTATGTCATCACCGCCCGGGTCAAGGGGCTCTCCTGGGCCCGCACCGTGTGGATCCATGCGTTTCGCAACATCGCCGTGCAGGTATTGACGGTGGTGGTGCTCTCCTATGCGTTCCTGCTCGAGGGGGCGGTGCTGACCGAGACCGTGTTCGCCTGGCCCGGCTTCGGCCGCTATCTGACCAACGCACTGCTTGCAGGAGACATGAATGCCGTCGTCGGCTGCACGCTGCTGATCGGCATCATCTTCGTCATCCTCAACCTGCTCTGCGATCTGCTCTACCGAATCGTCGATCCACGAACCCGCTGA